A stretch of DNA from Acidobacteriota bacterium:
CGATCCGCGGTGCGAGCCGCTTCATCGCACCGGTGCCAAGCGTTGCTACCAGCGCAGTAAATCCGATCGCGAGCACGGCGGTCTTGCCAAGCTCCAGAAAGTTCACGTCGCCCGTGCTGACCGCCGAGACTATGGAAAGTATGATCAATCCGAGAATATCGTCGATAACCGCCGCACCGAGAATGATTTTTGACGTTTCGCGGTCAAGCAACCCGAGCCCGCCGAGCACGCGGGCGGTTATCCCGACCGAGGTCGCAACCAGCGCGGCCCCAATGAACATCGCCTCGACAAACGACCCGTCCCAGGCCATCGCGATGAAGTAACCGGCGACGAAGGGCAAGATCACGCCTAGCGTCCCAACAAGGAATGCCTTTTTCCCGACGCGAAGTATAGACTGCGGCTTGGTCTCAAGCCCGACCATGAAGAGCAGAAAGATAACGCCGACCTCGGCCACGATGCCGATTATCTCGCTTGGCTGTACCCAACCGAGAATACTTGGGCCGATGATCACACCCGCAAGTATCTCTCCAACGACGGCTGGCTGACGGAGACGCTCAAAGATCTCCGCCATCACCTTCGCGGCGGCGATCATCACAAAAAGCGCAAGCAAGACCTGCGCGTGCTCAACGGCTGCTCCCAAGACAAGAGGCATGTTCTGGTAGTCTACTCCCGGACGAAACTCAAATCGGAATTCTAACAGTCTCGGGCATTATGCAATACCCGCCGCCGCAGCGACCAGCCAAATTCGCTTGATTTTTTTTCAGCGACATTTATACTCTTTACTTTCAGGCTGGGTAGCTCAGATGGTTAGAGCGTGGGATTCATAACCCCAAGGTCGGGAGTTCGATCCTCCCCCCCGCCACCACTTTTAGAAACAACGGGCCCGAACTCGGGCCCTTTCTGCGTTCATAGGCGGAACCATCCGTTCCAGAGCCGGCTAAAGCCGGGACTCCGAACTTCGCAACTTCGAAACCTCGCAACTTCGCAACTGCGAAAGACCTTCCATATCATCCATATCTTTCATATCTAACGGATCACCATACCCTTTCTGCAGTAGAGAAAAGAAAATGGAAAGCGGAGGAAAGAACAGTTGGCAGACGCCGGTCGTCAGTCGCCATCCGTCGGAAAAAGGTCGAAGACCAAAGCCTCCTCAATTACCAATTAGAAACCAGCCAATTATCAATTAACAATGGAGAGAAATGCAGAGATCGGACGAACACATGGACCTGAGACGCAAGGTGTCAACTTTTTTCAGGACGACACACGTTGTTCACGATGTTCGCGATGTTCACGGTGTTTTCGCGAACGCGCGATGCCCGAAAAAACAGAACACCACGAAATTCAGAATCCGGAATGTCGTGTCGGAGGCCCGCGCGTCAGCAAGGGCTCATCGTCGAATTCGGAATCTGGTATTTGGAATCCGGAATTCGACCGAGCCGGGACTCAAAACCCAAAGCCGATTCACGCGTTTCAGGAGTTTCAGGCGTTTCATTCCTTTCATCCGTTTCAACCGTTTCAGCAACACATGGTCTCTCCAAAAAATGAAACAAAAGAGGTCCGATATGGGGAATCTCGACCAGCTTTCCGTAAGGTGACGATGGGTGCCGAAGCGCATTTCGGAAGTTCGGGGCGTGCGGGCAGGACGCCCATTTACGCCGGCGGCGACCGCACCCTACGGTTGACGGCGAGCGAGGTAGATCTTTTCAAGGAACTCGTTGATCTTTCCGTTCTCTATCCAGCGGGCGACGATGACGAGGTCGCTATCGGGGTCAACGTAGATCAGGTTCGTGCCGTTGCCGATGTGGGCAAAGGCCGAGGCCGGTGCCGCGGGGTAGAACTTGCGGTCCGTGTTGAGGAACCAATTCATAAAGCCATAGTTCGGTTGGGCGACAGTCGGCGTGCGGGCCTGGCGGACGAACTCCTCGGAGAGAAGTCGCCGCTCGCCCCAGCGGCCGCCGCGGGCGGTCAGCAGGCCAAAGCGGGCCATGTCGTAGGCGTTGATGAACATCCCGCCGCCCCAATGGCCGCCTCCGCTGACCGATTGGACAATGCGGCCATCAAGCACGACGAAAGAGTTCTCGTAACCGAACCAACGCCAGGTATTCGAAGCTCCTATCGGATCCATCAGGTTCTCACGCAGAACCTCGGGCAGTGGCCGCCGCCAGACGTTCAGCGCCGCAAGGGCAAGGACGTTGACACGGACGTCGTTGTATTCATAGACCGCACCGGGCTCGTTCCGCTTGCGCGTAAGCCAGGTGGTCGCGTCGCGGTCCGGCCGGTCGGCCCAATCGGGCTTGCCCCAGAGCGTTCCTTCCCAGTCGCTGGTCTGGCGGAGAAGGTGCTCCCAGGTGATCTTACTGTTGTGCGGGCCGGCAAAGAGATCGATGTACTGCTGTTTGCCAAAGTCTTCAGCCCGGTCGAAGCGTTGGCCGGGAACATAAGGCAGCGTGATCGTCGAGTAGTCGGCCGTGCGGTCTTGCAGCGAGCGGATCAGCTTGCGGTCAAATGCGATGCCGACGACCGACGAAAGAAAGCTCTTCGTCACACTGTGCGACATATCGACGCGGTCCAGCGAGCCCCATTCGGCGACGATGCGCCCGCCGCTGATGATCAGCCCGGACGCGTCGCCGCGATCTTTGAAAAGCCCGATGCCCTCGCCAAAAGGCTCGCGGCCAAAGGTCTGCGCCTGCCCGAGCTCCTGGCTCCGCGGAGCCTTTGCCTCATTGGCAATCGCGAAATCGACCGCTTCTTTAAGCTTCGCAGCGTCAAATCCGCTCTGCTCCGGAGAGCGGCGTTCCCAAGCCCCGGCGGGCGGAAAGTAGGCGCTCTGCGGGAATGCAAAACCGGCCTGAAAAAGCATCAAGGCCGGCAGCAGAAAAAAGATCGGAGTGATTCGTTGTCGCTTCATCTATTCCATCTCGCTTTCGTCGATGTCAAAATTCGCGTAAACCTTTTGCACGTCATCATTGTCGTCGAGAGCGTCGTAGAGTTTCATCATCTGCTTGGCATCAGCGCCCTCAAGCTTGATGTAGTTCTGCGGGATCATCGACACCTCGGCGGCCTGCGGCTCGATCCCGGCGGATTTTACCGCCTCGAGCACGCCATCGAAAGCATCGGGAGCGCTAAAGATCTCGAAGACCTCGCCATCGTCCTGCATGTCGTCGGCACCTGCTTCGATGGCGATCTCGAAAAGCTCTTCCTCGGTCTTCGGGGCCTTATCGACAACGATGTAGCCCTTCTTGTCGAACATCCAGGCGACCGAACCGGCCTCGCCAAGGTTGCCGCCGTTCTTCGAAAAAATATGCCGGATCTCGGCGACCGTCCGGTTGCGGTTGTCGGTCATTGTCTCGATCAAGACGGCAACGCCATTCGGGCCGTAGCCCTCGTAGGTGATCTCGTCGTAGTTGACGCCCTCGAGTTCGCCGGTGCCGCGCTTGATCGCACGGTCGATGGTGTCGTTGGGCATGTTCTGCCCTTTGGCGTCCTGAACCGCCTTGCGAAGCCGGGCGTTGGTATCGATGTCGCCGCTGCCGCCGGTGCGTGCCGCGACCGTGATCTCCTTGATTAGCTTGGTGAAGATCTTGCCGCGTTTTGCGTCGAGCGCACCCTTCTTATGCTTGATTGTGTGCCACTTGGAATGTCCTGACATAACTGATCTTTGAAGGCCCTTGGGCCAAATAACGAAAAAAGAACTATATCACGCGGAAATTTTCGGCAACAAACGGGCCGCAGATTTCAAAATGATTTCACTTCGCGGTCACAGCGAATTCATACCGCCGTTGTGAAATAGGAGGCGTATGAAAAGAAACACTACGGTGCTTTTTCTCTGCGGTCTGTTCATCGTTGCCGATGTGATCATTTTTCGGCAAACGATGGCACTCCGATCGGAACTGAGTTGGGCGTTTCTTTCTTCGGTGCTTTTTATGGAGACGCTGGCCGCACTGCTGCTCGTGTGGCTTGGTTATATCGTCTTTCGTAAGAGCTACCGAAGACAGAAAAAGCCAGTTAGCTCAAGAGAGCGTCTTGCAGTCGCTCGGCCGTAACGCCGCTGACCCGAACGAGCTTGGTCCTCGAAGCGGCACCCGTGACTATCTCGACCGCCGACCTGGCAACCAACAGCCGTTTAGCGATCAGCCGAATAAGTTCATCATTTGCCGCTCCGTCCACCGGCGGTGAGGAAACTCTCACCCTCACCGCCCCGCCCATCTCACCCGCAAATTCGGTCCGCGATGCTCGAGGAACGACCTTGACCGAAAAGGTCACTACGCCATCGGATTCGGTTACTTCGATCATCGGACAAAGACCGCCATCACGACCGCCTGCAGTAGGAAGATCAGGATAAGAACGACCATCGGCGAGATGTCGAACATACCGATCGGCGGGATCAACCGCTGAACCGGCAGCATTATCGGGTCCGTCACCCGGCGGGCGAAGGCAAAGAGCGTGTTGCTCGTGTAGACAAACCACTGCGAAACGAACCGCAGC
This window harbors:
- a CDS encoding cation:proton antiporter, producing the protein MPLVLGAAVEHAQVLLALFVMIAAAKVMAEIFERLRQPAVVGEILAGVIIGPSILGWVQPSEIIGIVAEVGVIFLLFMVGLETKPQSILRVGKKAFLVGTLGVILPFVAGYFIAMAWDGSFVEAMFIGAALVATSVGITARVLGGLGLLDRETSKIILGAAVIDDILGLIILSIVSAVSTGDVNFLELGKTAVLAIGFTALVATLGTGAMKRLAPRIAALKINKPFFNTGLILCLGLSVASIYVGVAAIIGAFLAGMALAEPTEENHGMHKLTAGVTEFLVPFFLVNIGMQLNLSVFREWEVVALAGVVTLFACITKFVGCGLGAWGLSRREMAQVGVGMIPRGEVGIVVAQIGLSLAVITEKFFAAVLFMAVATTLIAPPLIKWAFTEDKDKDGVPDTFEEQDVSGEFTRIG
- a CDS encoding serine hydrolase, with translation MLFQAGFAFPQSAYFPPAGAWERRSPEQSGFDAAKLKEAVDFAIANEAKAPRSQELGQAQTFGREPFGEGIGLFKDRGDASGLIISGGRIVAEWGSLDRVDMSHSVTKSFLSSVVGIAFDRKLIRSLQDRTADYSTITLPYVPGQRFDRAEDFGKQQYIDLFAGPHNSKITWEHLLRQTSDWEGTLWGKPDWADRPDRDATTWLTRKRNEPGAVYEYNDVRVNVLALAALNVWRRPLPEVLRENLMDPIGASNTWRWFGYENSFVVLDGRIVQSVSGGGHWGGGMFINAYDMARFGLLTARGGRWGERRLLSEEFVRQARTPTVAQPNYGFMNWFLNTDRKFYPAAPASAFAHIGNGTNLIYVDPDSDLVIVARWIENGKINEFLEKIYLARRQP
- a CDS encoding YebC/PmpR family DNA-binding transcriptional regulator; the encoded protein is MSGHSKWHTIKHKKGALDAKRGKIFTKLIKEITVAARTGGSGDIDTNARLRKAVQDAKGQNMPNDTIDRAIKRGTGELEGVNYDEITYEGYGPNGVAVLIETMTDNRNRTVAEIRHIFSKNGGNLGEAGSVAWMFDKKGYIVVDKAPKTEEELFEIAIEAGADDMQDDGEVFEIFSAPDAFDGVLEAVKSAGIEPQAAEVSMIPQNYIKLEGADAKQMMKLYDALDDNDDVQKVYANFDIDESEME
- a CDS encoding DUF167 domain-containing protein; the encoded protein is MIEVTESDGVVTFSVKVVPRASRTEFAGEMGGAVRVRVSSPPVDGAANDELIRLIAKRLLVARSAVEIVTGAASRTKLVRVSGVTAERLQDALLS